A stretch of the Vigna radiata var. radiata cultivar VC1973A chromosome 9, Vradiata_ver6, whole genome shotgun sequence genome encodes the following:
- the LOC106773809 gene encoding zinc finger protein 10, with amino-acid sequence MEQGQCWTKRKYSLSSSLSSPTNPSCGDSWEEQAFAEDAANSLGGCVWPPRSYSCSFCRREFRSAQALGGHMNVHRRDRARLKQQPSSPHNEILCHDLQTQLHMPVQSPFASSLDDYLYPSPVCGLPYRKTKPNSYHDFVASPSSPSHSKALLAASVNSGNSRDETMIPFYDSSVLHKISPISNSSESWPSLAEDHRLYSCKFHPQADTKKPSKGIMDSRCRGNKGDTDDIDGDMILNSVVCSTHPSLQFESTKEADHISYKKRKTDASSSPFSPKSSSVDRHHVQTKMLEFSPSSVEELDLELRLGNRSKV; translated from the coding sequence ATGGAACAGGGTCAATGTTGGACTAAGAGAAAGTACTCTTTGAGCTCTAGTCTTAGTTCACCAACCAACCCTTCCTGTGGTGACTCATGGGAAGAACAGGCTTTTGCAGAAGATGCTGCTAATTCTCTTGGTGGCTGTGTGTGGCCTCCAAGATCATACTCTTGTAGCTTCTGCAGAAGAGAGTTTAGGTCAGCACAGGCTCTAGGTGGCCACATGAATGTTCATAGAAGGGATAGAGCAAGACTAAAGCAACAACCCTCAAGCCCCCACAATGAAATTCTATGTCATGACCTTCAAACTCAACTCCATATGCCAGTTCAAAGtccttttgcttcttctttggATGATTACCTATACCCGTCTCCTGTTTGTGGATTGCCTTATAGAAAAACTAAACCTAATTCTTATCATGATTTTGTTGCTTCACCTTCTTCACCCTCACATTCGAAGGCCTTATTGGCTGCATCAGTTAATAGTGGTAACTCCAGAGATGAAACCATGATTCCATTTTATGATTCCAGTGTTCTCCACAAGATTTCTCCTATCAGTAACTCTTCCGAATCATGGCCAAGTTTAGCTGAAGATCATAGATTATATTCATGTAAGTTCCATCCTCAAGCTGATACCAAGAAACCCTCCAAGGGAATAATGGATTCTAGATGTAGGGGTAACAAGGGCGATACTGATGATATTGATGGGGATATGATCTTAAATTCAGTTGTGTGTAGCACTCACCCATCTTTGCAGTTTGAGAGTACTAAAGAGGCAGATCATATCAGTTACAAGAAGAGGAAAACAGATGCTTCCTCATCACCATTTTCACCAAAGTCAAGCTCAGTTGACAGACATCATGTGCAGACAAAGATGCTTGAATTTAGCCCTAGCTCAGTGGAAGAGCTAGATCTGGAGTTAAGGCTTGGTAACAGGTCCAAGGTATAG